The following coding sequences are from one Enterococcus sp. 4G2_DIV0659 window:
- a CDS encoding DUF5067 domain-containing protein produces MRRKFVLLSLLSVLFLVGCQADSLEKKVSKFSSNGSDYTIQLPSNWKKDSQETAINKSAILSSKDTKSNSGMYIISEKKEKLNEQELAKYARDYLEKYYVLTGAKANKLVAKGNLVINYTIAARYEEKEAWLDVYYLSTENSIVSIFFYSPMDNSYDKRKTTFDNSVKSLEEKVTNEVTEESSEELNNRIQNKDFSLQISTYVVKELQGEKLMAVRYLFTNKEESLTSPVEKWDKYVKVYQGDKELARQEKPVLSDNTLDYLSQNNSKQIKKDEAIESVAVYGLNENSGEDVSIKFDDVEFKNKQPLTLNVNK; encoded by the coding sequence ATGCGTAGAAAATTTGTGTTATTAAGTCTGTTAAGCGTGCTTTTTCTTGTTGGTTGTCAAGCAGATTCCTTAGAAAAGAAAGTAAGTAAATTTTCCTCAAACGGCAGTGACTACACAATTCAGTTACCATCAAATTGGAAAAAAGACAGTCAAGAGACAGCTATTAATAAATCAGCGATCCTTAGTTCCAAGGACACAAAAAGTAATTCTGGTATGTATATCATTTCCGAGAAAAAAGAAAAACTAAACGAGCAAGAGTTAGCGAAGTATGCAAGAGATTATTTAGAAAAGTATTATGTACTAACAGGAGCAAAAGCTAATAAATTAGTTGCAAAAGGAAACCTAGTAATCAATTACACTATTGCAGCTAGATATGAAGAAAAAGAAGCCTGGCTGGATGTCTACTATCTGTCCACTGAAAACTCTATTGTTAGTATTTTCTTTTACAGCCCGATGGACAATTCATATGATAAGAGAAAAACAACCTTTGATAACTCTGTGAAAAGTCTAGAAGAAAAAGTCACAAATGAAGTAACCGAAGAATCTTCTGAAGAATTGAATAATCGTATTCAAAATAAAGACTTTTCTTTGCAAATCAGTACGTATGTTGTAAAAGAGCTGCAGGGAGAAAAGCTAATGGCAGTGAGATATTTATTTACAAATAAAGAAGAGTCGTTAACGAGTCCAGTTGAAAAGTGGGATAAATATGTAAAGGTTTATCAAGGGGATAAAGAGCTAGCGAGGCAAGAGAAACCTGTGTTATCTGATAATACTTTAGATTATCTATCTCAAAATAATTCTAAGCAAATCAAAAAAGATGAAGCAATAGAATCAGTAGCTGTTTATGGACTGAATGAAAATAGTGGAGAAGATGTTTCAATTAAGTTTGATGACGTTGAATTTAAGAACAAGCAGCCGTTAACATTAAACGTTAACAAATAG